The proteins below are encoded in one region of Nitrosomonas ureae:
- a CDS encoding Crp/Fnr family transcriptional regulator — MSTVEEVAAKIQNQLLAALPQNEFDVIKPSLRLVDLEMDQVLWEMDERRKHIYFPTTVMICMLYDTEDGNSIEVGMTGRQGMVGIVTFVGDARMAKRAVVMNPGQAYVMEAKYAEKFFEELPCFQEICLCYTQTLIVQLSQSIICNRLHSIEQQLCRYLLIYNDTLRSTVFNLTQARISQVLGVRRESVSLAATQLQEKGLIKRTRGKIELLDRKGLLATTCECYGVVREQNERILGKYFAQYDLVK; from the coding sequence ATGTCTACGGTTGAAGAAGTAGCTGCTAAAATACAGAATCAGCTTTTAGCGGCTTTGCCACAAAACGAATTCGACGTGATTAAGCCTTCGTTAAGGCTGGTCGATCTGGAAATGGATCAGGTCTTGTGGGAAATGGATGAAAGGCGTAAGCATATCTATTTTCCTACTACTGTCATGATCTGCATGCTCTACGATACAGAAGACGGAAATTCGATTGAGGTTGGAATGACAGGTCGGCAAGGTATGGTTGGCATTGTAACCTTTGTCGGAGATGCCCGAATGGCTAAAAGAGCAGTTGTCATGAATCCTGGTCAAGCTTATGTCATGGAGGCTAAATACGCAGAGAAATTTTTTGAGGAATTACCATGTTTTCAGGAAATTTGTTTATGTTATACACAGACGCTGATAGTTCAACTCTCTCAAAGTATCATCTGTAATCGTCTGCACTCCATTGAACAGCAGCTGTGCCGCTATTTACTGATCTATAATGACACTTTACGATCTACCGTTTTTAATTTGACGCAAGCGCGAATTTCACAAGTATTGGGCGTGCGCCGCGAAAGTGTTTCCCTCGCGGCTACTCAGCTTCAGGAAAAAGGACTTATAAAACGCACCCGTGGTAAAATAGAATTGCTCGATCGCAAGGGCCTGTTGGCTACCACTTGCGAGTGTTACGGAGTAGTCAGGGAGCAAAACGAAAGAATTCTCGGCAAGTATTTCGCTCAATATGACCTGGTCAAGTAA
- a CDS encoding transposase: MELPRTQYSQEFRKESVKFFKESGLTLVEAAKRLSLPQGTLKNWVYAGKRGELAAVGKHQKLLIELEQGIQS, translated from the coding sequence ATGGAATTACCCCGCACACAATATAGTCAGGAATTTCGGAAGGAATCAGTTAAGTTTTTCAAAGAAAGCGGATTGACTCTGGTTGAAGCAGCAAAACGGCTGTCGTTACCCCAAGGGACACTAAAGAATTGGGTTTATGCTGGCAAACGAGGAGAACTCGCTGCAGTAGGCAAGCATCAGAAGCTGCTGATCGAACTTGAACAGGGCATCCAGAGTTAA